GTTCCTCTGCGATTGCTGTGAAACCGCTGAAAAGTAAAGGAAGACTGATTAAGAAAAAAAATATAGATTTGTTTAAAACTTTGAACACTTAGAATGGAACTCCATAAGCGCGCGGTTAGGAATCTCGTTACCGAACGTAAACATCATCAGATGTCATAACGTTTACCTTATTGCGATGTTGTTTTGCCCATAGTATACGCTATTACGCTTGGGATGTCAAATATCTATTCACGAACTTTTTTTATTCTTATGTGTCTAAATTGAACAACAAACCTAAACATAGCATGTCACCTTTAGATGAACGTGCTTCCACCAGCAAGAAAGAGAACTCCCATTATGAAAACAGACACAACTGCGCAATTCGGGACCTTTGTTAACACCCGCATGAAAGCACTCTTTGTCGCACAAGACGATAAACCTGAAACGTTAAAAAGAATCAATCTCGCGCGACTGACCCCCTTCCAACGCGGGTTGCTCGTCTCCGATGGGACGGTTACGCGGTTCATCGAAGCCTACACACTCATGCCGGTAGAGGTGGCACTCCTACAGCAAACAAAACAAACACTATCCAGTGAAAATATATGGCTCCAACTGCCTGCCGGGGCAGAGGTCATCTCACGGCAAGCGGTCCTCCAAACCCATTCACAGGAAGAATCATCACCGATAATTCATACTTACGCAGACTCACTCATTGTGCCACAACGTCTACCAGAATCCATTTTGAACGGGTTAGAATTCGATACACAAGGATTAGGCGGCCTGTTATGGCGTAGTGGTTTAGAGACACGGCGTGAACTGCTCTGGTGGGGTATAGAAACCTTAACCGACCTGCCGCCCGTTGTTGAACACCTTGAAGGTGAAAAGTTTATCAGTCGAACCTATCGAATGTTCGCGGATCAAGCTCCGATCATGCTGATTAATGAGAAGTTTCCCCTCTAATTTTTAGTCATAGAACTCACCCGCTGACTCTGAAAATCCTAACTGAGATAAAAAATGAAAGGAGAATATTCTGATGAAATTTCGGATTCCGAGTATAATACTTGGAATACTCCTATTAGGCACATCATTCTGCTTCGGGCATGGCGATGAAGAGGTCGCAGAAGATCAGGTAACCGTGAAGTCAACAGGATACTGGATCTATAACGACCTCGCGAAGGGGTTCGCCGAAGCAGAAAAGACAGGACAACCCCTGCTCGTTGTTTTCCGCTGAGTGCCGTGAGAGTCCTGCCAAGGCTTCGACGAACAAGTTGTTCGTCACGACAAACAAATCAAAAATCTGATGGAGCAATTTGTACGCGTCCGTATCGTGCAAGGCAACGGTATGGATCTATCGTTGTTCCAATTCGATTACGATCTTACCTTTTCCGTGTTCTTCATGAACGCCGATAAAACCATCTATGGACGTTTCGGCACACGCACTGAATACGAAAATGCAGCAAAAGACATCTCAATCGAGGGTTTCAAAGCGGCACTTGAAGCCGCCCTTGCCCTACACGAGGAATACCCGAAAAATAAAGCAGTTTTAGCCGCGAAGACCGGACCTGAACCGATTAAGAAAACGCCAGAGGGATTTCCAGCGTTGTTGCGTTACGCTTCAACGTTAGATTTTAATAGTCGGATTAACCAACAATGTATCCACTGCCACCAGATTGGTGAAGCACAGCGAGAAATCCATTGGTATGACCGCAAGCCGGTACCAGACGAAGTTCTCTATCCTTTCCCAATGCCAGATGTTTTAGGACTGCACTTTTCACCCAAGCATCGCGCAAAGATTAGCAAAATCGCGTCCGGCTCCTCCGCGGAGAAAGACGGTTTCCGTCGTGCAGACGAAATCTTAACGCTCGACGGACAGCCGATGATCTCAATTGCTGATGTGCAGTGGGTGTTACACAGCGCACCCGAAAACACAACAGTGCCGGCAACAGTAGATCGACACGGCAAACAAATTAACCTGACACTCACGCTGAACCCGGGGTGGCGGAAAGGGAGCGATATTTCTTGGCGCACGACCACAGGTGAATTACGCTTCGTTGCGCTCGGTGGGATGATGCTTCAAGACCTCTCTGATGCCGAACGCCAACGCAACAGCATTGGAGAAACAGAGATGGCATTGAACGTCGCGCGCCTCAGTCGCGGTGGACGGCGATCAAGCGGACAGACCAATGCGCAAAAGGCAGGCATCCGACGCGGCGATATCGTCATCGCTTACGGCGACCGTACCGACCGACTGACGGAAAGTGGTATTATCGGCTACGTGCTACAGGATGCTCCTCAAGCCAAGACTTTACCCATAAAACTCCTGCGAAACGGAGAGCAGACCGCGGTAGAACTTTCACTCGAATAACAAAATTTCAAAGGATCTTCATGTCACACAAAATTCTACTCACATTCATTGTGCTGAGCGCATCAATTGTAGTAGCACTCTCACTCAACATTCTTGAGCCCCCTATCGTCGAAGCAGAAAAAGCAGAAGAAATCGGTGAAATCTCTGCAAAACCGTCAATCGTGGCTTTAGCGACCGTTATGAAAAGTTTTCGCGCATCGCTAAGCAGTGAACTCCTTGACGCAGCATCTTACCCACTCGGACACAAAGAATCTTACTCATGGACGAATACCCCGCCAGGTATCGGCGGCGATCGCGGTGGTATCCGTTTTGACAGGTTATCCGCTGAACAATTGACACTTTTTTATGAAGTTCTGGACGCCTTTCTGAGTGACGATGGCTACACCAAAGTCTCTCTCATTACCAAAGACGTTGAAACCCATCTCAGCAAAATCAGACCCGGCTTTTGGGATCCGAATCATTACCATATCGCCTTATTTGGAACCCCAGAGACAGATGGATCGTGGGGTTTCCAGTTGGATGGACATCATTTGGCACTCAACTTTTTGGTGCATGGCGATGAAGTCTCTATTGTCCCCGCCTTCATCGGATCCGAACCGGCAACCATTAACGGCATTGAGGTGCTTGCGGATGAAAGAGGCAACGCTTTCGCCTTAATAAATAGTCTCGACGAGAACCAAAGAAAGAAAGCAATTCAAACAGGTCGTCGTAAACTCCAAGTCGGTCCCGGCAGATCTGTAGATCCGTTTCTGAATTACGATTACTCCGACTTTGTGGGTGTCGGCTTGAAAGCGTCAGAAATGAACACTGTCCAGAAAGAGAACCTCCGCAATTTGATTAAGACGTATGTTTACAATCTTGAAACCGAGTTCGCGGATGTCTGGATGGCGGATATCGATGCAGGCATTGACGACACCTACTTCGTCTGGATCGGCGGTACTACTCCGGATGATCCAATCTATTACCGTGTGTTCAATCCCGCCGCTTGGATCGAATTCAACAATGAAGGGGGTGTGGGCACTGGGCGCGGTCGTGGTAGCAGAGGTGGAGGTAGAGCCCGTGGTGGTTTGAACCACATCCACTCGATTACCCGAGCACCGAATGGAAAAGATTACGGTATTTTCGCCCTGAATCACGGTCCCAAGACGCTTATGGAGCATTACGCTCTCGAAGATCACCACGGAATGATCAACCTGCTATTTGATTATAGCATTGCTGACCCACAAAACACAGAAAATACGGAGGCACCCTAATGTTAGATCGAGTCTTAGAAGAGGTCGAGGAACAGTGTCGTGAAGAACGGGTTCCGATGCTGGGACCCGATAAGGCACAGCTGCTCGCGAGTTGTGTTGAAAAGGCGAAACCCTCTCTGATTGTGGAGTGCGGAACCGCAATCGGTTATTCCGGTCTGTGGATATTACGCGTGTTGAGAAATGTAGGGGTAGGTCGCTTAATAACGGTAGAGATAGAAGACGCTAACGCACAGCGAGCACGCGCAAATTTTCAAGCGGCAGGGGTGGCAGACCTTGTGGATTCCCGTATCGGTGATGCCGCAGAAGTCCTCAAAACTATCCAAGACCCCGTAGATTTTCTGTTTCTTGACAATAACAAAGATGGCTACTATTCCTGTTTCCAAGCCATTGAATCGCGCCTAACGGATCCAGCGACGCTTGTCGCCGACAACGTCGGTCGAGCAGAACAGATGGCGGATTATCTGGAACACGTCCGCTCGAACTACGACTCCGAGACACATTGGTTCGAAAGCCGGAGGCGACCCGGCAGGCGTGATGGTATGGAAGTCAGCATCTATCGCCGTCGATATTAGCAGCGGCACTGAAAGATGAGGTCTATCCCTCGCCTTTCATATAGAAATTCCCAAAAAGGAGGCACTCACCTGGAATGTCACACTTCACTATTAACTTTAAATTTGGACAATGTTGGCGAAGCGCAAAAATTTTGACGCTCCTGTGGATGTGCACGCTGTCTATTTCCCTCAGTGTCAATGCACAGACCGAACGGGAGTTACCACGTATGTCTGCCCACCGAACTTCCGAGGAAATCAAAGTCGATGGGGTGTTTGACGAACCGGTTTGGCAAACCGTGGAACCGATCCGTCAGCTATATCAGATCCAACCCGACCAAGGCGAACCGGCGACAGAACAATCCGCAGTACGCATTCTTTACGATGACAAAAAATTGTACTTCGGTTTCATCTTTTTCGATGAGATGGACAAGATTGTCGCTAACGATATGCGTCGAGACTCTCCAGGTTTGCGTTCCAACGACTACGGCTTCCTCCTCTTAGATACCTACAACGACCGGCGAAACGCCGTTTTCTTTCGCTTCACGCCGGTAGGGGGGATGGAAGATACTGCGGTCTCCAACAGCGGTGGAAGTCTTAATACAAGTTGGGATATCGTGTGGGAGTGCCGCTGTAGGATCAACGAAGACCATTGGACAGCAGAAATCGCAATCCCGTTCAGCCAACTCCGCTTTGAACAGAGCGAAGTGATGAATTGGGGGATAAACTTCGGTCGCGAAATCGCACGAAAACAGGAAATTGATGCCTGGAATGAAGCACCGAAGACGTACGGGGGCTTGGCGAAGTACCGAACCGCCTATTTCGGCACACTCGAAGGGTTAGAAGGTATTACGCCCTCAAGGCATCTGGAATTGCTGCCGTATGTATTACCCGGTGCGAGCTATGGATCATCAACAGAAGAAACGGAAGGTGTATTTGAAGCCGGTGCGGATCTCAAATACGGCGTAACCCCGAACCTGACTGCTGATTTGACCTTTAACACCGACTTTGCCCAAGTAGAGGCAGATCAGGAACAGGTGAATCTGACGCGATTCAGTCTCTTTTTCCCCGAACAGCGTCCGTTTTTCTTAGAAGGTGCCAGTATCTTTGATGTTGGCATTCCGCGTCCGAGTTTCCGAAGACCCCCGCCTTTACTGCTTTTTTATAGCCGTCGCATCGGGCTTGCGGGAGGACGTGCAATTCCGATTCTCGGCGGCGGCAAAATGACCGGAAAAATTGGACCTTACGGCATAGGGATTCTGAACGTATTCACGGACAAATATGAAGAGGACGTGCCCGGAGTCCATCCTGAGAACATATTCAGTGAGCCGCGCACAAATTATTCTGTAATGCGGGTGAACCGAGACCTCTTAGTGGGTTCAACTGTTGGAGGGATCCTTATTAATAAGCAAGATGCTGACGCATCTAATAGCACGGCAGGCCTTGATTTCTCCTATCGTCCGACGCGAGAAATCAATATCCAAGGGTTGTTTTCACGGACCCTTGAAGATTTTGAAGTAGATTTTTCTCAAAAGAGCAATGCCTTCTTTATTGGTGGCGATTGGCGCACGAATCTGTTTCGACTCGATGCTTCATACACAGACATCGGCGAGGATTTCAATCCAGAAGTCGGTTATATTCAACGCACAGGCGTTCGTCGCTTTCGCGGTGATGCCAGTTACACCCCATGGCCAGACAAATTTGGTATCCGTGAGATTCAAATTGGACCGGAAATCGACATTGTTCTGACGCAAGAGAACGAATTGGAAACCCAAGAGATAACCTTTGATACGCAATTTGAGTTTAAAACGGGGGACGACATTGGGTTCCAAGTCCAGAATACAATCGAGCATCTGGATATAGGGTTTAACCTTCAAGGCGAGGAAATCCCAACAGGTGATTACAATTTCACATCATTTCAGGTATCGGCTCGCACCAGCAGTGCTCGGATGATTGGTGCACGAATGCAAGTGGAGTTTGGTGAGTTTTATCATGGCACGAGACGTGGTTTCTCAATAGAGGCGACCGCCAGACCCTCTGCCCGACTGAGTATAGAGCCGTCTATCGAATTTAACCGCATTACACTACCGGGTGAAAAATTCGATGCCAATGCCTTCGGTGGACGTATCGGTTACTCCTTTTCAACGACACTTTTCGCGAAGTTGTTCTCACAATGGAGTACTGATAGAGATATCTTCTCCGCGAACTTTCTGATAAACTATATCTACCGTCCCGGCAGCGACATCTACCTCGTCTTCGACCAGAGTTACGACACGCGGGACGGCGGAGCCAAACTCCTCGGTTGGGCGGTTTTAGGAAAAATGACGTATTGGTGGAATCGGTAATGCGCGGTGCGGTGTTTACTTGGGTATTTCTGTGGATTTCCCCAACGAAACCGCACCTATTATCTCACTGCGCCCACGGTCTCGCTTGCTTGATTGAAAGCTTGCCCTCGCTCGTAATCTTGAACTCAATTTCCATAGCGAAATCGTTCGTCCGTGAAGGGGAGGTGTAGAGATTCCTGAATTTATAATGTACCGTTCCAAGATAGAAACTGAGTTGGCGTAGGTATTCATCCTTTAAAATCCGTGCGCCATCCGTCGTCCGATTGGATGTCGTTACGATCCTATAATTATTACTATCCCACCAATCCAATAAAATCTCCTCTGGAACAGACTGTGCTTCGGGATTCGTCACGAGATCTTCGCCGACTTGGGTGTTAAGGTAATAATTTCCCTCGGTCTGGTAGACGACATCGTCGCTTACAGCCACACCGTTCGCCAACTCGCTTTCAAAATTGGGATGGACCAACACCCCCATAGCCGTAACAAAATGGTCAATACGATAGAAATCACGTGCCTCAAACGCCCGGAAATTCCAGAGACTCGCAAACACCTGCTTAATTGATGTGGACAAATGCCCTTCGTCCGAGTGATGTGTGTAGGAGTCGTATAACCCCGCACCGCTGAAACCGGGGAGATCCTCGTTGTTCGTGCTGGAGCGGCACCGGAGGGATGTCCCCTCTGGAAATGAGTTTTGTAATTCCGAAAGCGCGGCCATCATCCATGTCGGCATCTTACCCTTTTTAATTTCTGCTCGAAAGCTTTTCAGTTCAGCTTCCTTTGTGTCGTGATCGCTTAAAAACGCCGTATCCTTGAGTAGCCCTTCAAGGTCATCATAGAAGCCGTTGTACTTCATGAATTCGTCGTAGAAATAGAACGGTATCCCGAACCCATCTGGCACAGTCCCATCAGGAAACCCAAACGTCCGAAGTGTTGCGAGATTCGCCGTCTTCACACCGAAGCGCGAGGCGTCCGAGAAACCGATCTCGTCGAGTGGTAAAACCTTCTTGACAGAGAGATCACGTTCAGGTCTCTGTGTCCGTGAAGGACGTAAA
This region of Candidatus Poribacteria bacterium genomic DNA includes:
- a CDS encoding PDZ domain-containing protein; the protein is MEQFVRVRIVQGNGMDLSLFQFDYDLTFSVFFMNADKTIYGRFGTRTEYENAAKDISIEGFKAALEAALALHEEYPKNKAVLAAKTGPEPIKKTPEGFPALLRYASTLDFNSRINQQCIHCHQIGEAQREIHWYDRKPVPDEVLYPFPMPDVLGLHFSPKHRAKISKIASGSSAEKDGFRRADEILTLDGQPMISIADVQWVLHSAPENTTVPATVDRHGKQINLTLTLNPGWRKGSDISWRTTTGELRFVALGGMMLQDLSDAERQRNSIGETEMALNVARLSRGGRRSSGQTNAQKAGIRRGDIVIAYGDRTDRLTESGIIGYVLQDAPQAKTLPIKLLRNGEQTAVELSLE
- a CDS encoding DUF3500 domain-containing protein, yielding MSHKILLTFIVLSASIVVALSLNILEPPIVEAEKAEEIGEISAKPSIVALATVMKSFRASLSSELLDAASYPLGHKESYSWTNTPPGIGGDRGGIRFDRLSAEQLTLFYEVLDAFLSDDGYTKVSLITKDVETHLSKIRPGFWDPNHYHIALFGTPETDGSWGFQLDGHHLALNFLVHGDEVSIVPAFIGSEPATINGIEVLADERGNAFALINSLDENQRKKAIQTGRRKLQVGPGRSVDPFLNYDYSDFVGVGLKASEMNTVQKENLRNLIKTYVYNLETEFADVWMADIDAGIDDTYFVWIGGTTPDDPIYYRVFNPAAWIEFNNEGGVGTGRGRGSRGGGRARGGLNHIHSITRAPNGKDYGIFALNHGPKTLMEHYALEDHHGMINLLFDYSIADPQNTENTEAP
- a CDS encoding carbohydrate binding family 9 domain-containing protein; translation: MCTLSISLSVNAQTERELPRMSAHRTSEEIKVDGVFDEPVWQTVEPIRQLYQIQPDQGEPATEQSAVRILYDDKKLYFGFIFFDEMDKIVANDMRRDSPGLRSNDYGFLLLDTYNDRRNAVFFRFTPVGGMEDTAVSNSGGSLNTSWDIVWECRCRINEDHWTAEIAIPFSQLRFEQSEVMNWGINFGREIARKQEIDAWNEAPKTYGGLAKYRTAYFGTLEGLEGITPSRHLELLPYVLPGASYGSSTEETEGVFEAGADLKYGVTPNLTADLTFNTDFAQVEADQEQVNLTRFSLFFPEQRPFFLEGASIFDVGIPRPSFRRPPPLLLFYSRRIGLAGGRAIPILGGGKMTGKIGPYGIGILNVFTDKYEEDVPGVHPENIFSEPRTNYSVMRVNRDLLVGSTVGGILINKQDADASNSTAGLDFSYRPTREINIQGLFSRTLEDFEVDFSQKSNAFFIGGDWRTNLFRLDASYTDIGEDFNPEVGYIQRTGVRRFRGDASYTPWPDKFGIREIQIGPEIDIVLTQENELETQEITFDTQFEFKTGDDIGFQVQNTIEHLDIGFNLQGEEIPTGDYNFTSFQVSARTSSARMIGARMQVEFGEFYHGTRRGFSIEATARPSARLSIEPSIEFNRITLPGEKFDANAFGGRIGYSFSTTLFAKLFSQWSTDRDIFSANFLINYIYRPGSDIYLVFDQSYDTRDGGAKLLGWAVLGKMTYWWNR
- a CDS encoding DUF98 domain-containing protein is translated as MNVLPPARKRTPIMKTDTTAQFGTFVNTRMKALFVAQDDKPETLKRINLARLTPFQRGLLVSDGTVTRFIEAYTLMPVEVALLQQTKQTLSSENIWLQLPAGAEVISRQAVLQTHSQEESSPIIHTYADSLIVPQRLPESILNGLEFDTQGLGGLLWRSGLETRRELLWWGIETLTDLPPVVEHLEGEKFISRTYRMFADQAPIMLINEKFPL